One part of the Spirochaetaceae bacterium genome encodes these proteins:
- a CDS encoding TraB/GumN family protein, whose amino-acid sequence MTTLIKLKNGDEINLIGTAHVSEQSVREVEEAINNFKPETVCIELDERRLANLDDSESWRKLDIVAVLKKRQGFLLLANLALSGYQRKIGAVTGSKPGEEMLKAVQLARSQNLQIALCDRDVSITLKRAWAKSSLWSKMNLLATLLASGFEKEIKEETGKEAIEKLKDEDNLTAMMNDLAKEAPTIKEVLIDERDAYLAKAIYQAKGRRLAVLGAGHLPGVEKILKQLDEGSISVNQDELNIIPKSKWYSKALNLLVPTAVIAGLSIAFFRGGAGEAANLSLTWILANGIPAAVGALLALAHPLSIVIAFLVAPFTTFIPLIGAGMVVALFEAFLKRPTVADMEGLADSLNSIKNIYKNRITRILLILILVSLGSSLGAYVGLFGIFSSL is encoded by the coding sequence ATGACTACCCTAATTAAACTAAAAAATGGCGATGAAATAAATTTAATCGGCACCGCTCATGTTTCGGAGCAAAGTGTGCGCGAGGTAGAAGAAGCCATTAACAACTTTAAGCCCGAAACCGTTTGTATAGAGCTAGATGAACGCCGTCTTGCCAACCTTGACGACAGTGAAAGCTGGCGTAAATTAGATATTGTAGCCGTACTCAAAAAGCGGCAGGGCTTTTTGCTTTTGGCCAACTTGGCGCTGTCGGGTTATCAGCGCAAAATAGGGGCCGTTACCGGCAGTAAACCCGGCGAAGAAATGCTTAAAGCCGTTCAGTTAGCGCGCAGTCAAAATTTGCAAATAGCCTTGTGCGACCGCGATGTAAGTATTACCCTAAAGAGGGCTTGGGCTAAAAGTAGCTTATGGAGCAAGATGAATTTATTAGCCACCCTGCTGGCCAGTGGTTTTGAGAAAGAAATAAAAGAAGAGACCGGCAAAGAAGCCATTGAAAAGCTTAAAGATGAAGACAACCTTACCGCCATGATGAACGACCTAGCCAAAGAAGCCCCTACTATTAAAGAGGTGCTCATCGATGAACGTGATGCTTATTTGGCTAAAGCTATCTACCAAGCAAAAGGACGGCGGCTAGCCGTACTAGGAGCCGGCCATTTGCCGGGGGTGGAAAAAATTTTAAAACAGCTCGATGAGGGAAGCATCAGCGTTAATCAGGACGAACTTAATATTATCCCTAAAAGTAAGTGGTACAGTAAAGCCTTAAATTTACTTGTGCCTACCGCCGTTATTGCCGGCCTAAGCATAGCCTTTTTTAGAGGCGGCGCCGGCGAAGCCGCCAACCTCTCCCTTACATGGATACTGGCCAACGGCATACCGGCCGCCGTTGGCGCTTTATTAGCCCTAGCCCACCCGTTAAGCATAGTTATTGCCTTTTTAGTAGCGCCTTTTACCACCTTTATCCCCTTAATTGGCGCCGGTATGGTGGTAGCTTTGTTTGAAGCCTTTTTAAAGCGGCCCACCGTTGCCGATATGGAAGGACTAGCCGATAGCCTTAATAGCATTAAAAATATCTATAAAAACCGAATTACCCGCATACTCTTAATTTTAATATTAGTGAGCTTAGGCAGCAGTTTAGGGGCCTATGTGGGTTTATTTGGTATTTTTAGCAGCTTATAA